A single region of the Glycine max cultivar Williams 82 chromosome 20, Glycine_max_v4.0, whole genome shotgun sequence genome encodes:
- the LOC100806669 gene encoding protein BTR1, whose product MESTESSYVSSPEGPRKHAASPPPKPPSLDSEEKPTYIRFLVSNSAAGSVIGKGGSTITDFQSQSGARIQLSRNHEFFPGTTDRIIMVSGAINEIQRAVELILSKLLSELHSEDDNDAEPKTKVRLVVPNGSCGGIIGKGGVTIRSFIEDSQAGIKISPQDNNYYGQNDRLVMLTGTFDEQMRAIELIVSKLAEDPHYAQSMNSPFSYPGVYFSGYQGVPYTYVLPSVAPPAYNAVNYRPNGTAGGKLQNSKEERSNSLTMGVADEHIGLVVGRGGRNIMEISQVSGARIKISDRGDYISGTTDRKVTITGSQRAIRTAESMILQKVAYATERGVME is encoded by the exons ATGGAGTCGACGGAATCTTCATACGTCTCTTCTCCCGAGGGACCAAGGAAGCACGCTGCATCGCCTCCTCCGAAACCGCCTTCGCTAG ATTCTGAGGAGAAGCCAACATATATTAGGTTTCTAGTATCAAACTCTGCTGCTGGTTCGGTTATTGGAAAGGGCGGTTCAACTATCACTGATTTTCAGTCACAATCCGGAGCACGAATCCAGTTGTCACGTAATCATGAATTCTTTCCTGGAACTACTGATAGGATTATCATGGTATCTGGTgcaataaatgaaatacaaagGGCTGTAGAACTTATCCTTTCTAAGTTGCTCAGTGAG CTTCATAGTGAGGATGACAATGATGCTGAGCCAAAGACAAAAGTGAGACTCGTTGTTCCTAATGGTTCATGTGGTGGAATAATTGGCAAGGGAGGTGTTACCATTAG GTCATTCATTGAAGATTCTCAGGCTGGCATTAAGATATCTCCTCAAGATAATAATTACTATGGACAGAATGATAGGCTAGTGATGCTGACAGGAACTTTTGATGAACAGATGCGTGCAATTGAATTAATTGTTTCAAAGTTAGCTGAAGATCCTCATTATGCACAGTCCATGAATTCTCCGTTTTCATATCCTG GTGTTTACTTCTCGGGTTATCAAGGTGTTCCATACACATACGTGCTTCCATCTGTTGCACCACCGGCATACAATGCAGTGAATTACAGACCCAATGGTACTGCTGGAGGAAAGCTCCAGAACAGCAAG GAGGAGCGGAGTAACTCATTGACCATGGGTGTTGCAGATGAGCATATCGGATTGGTTGTTGGTCGTGGTGGAAGGAATATTATGGAAATTAGTCAG GTTAGTGGGGCAAGGATAAAGATATCAGATAGAGGTGATTACATATCTGGAACAACCGACAG GAAAGTTACCATAACAGGATCCCAGAGAGCAATACGTACAGCTGAATCTATGATATTGCAGAAGGTTGCTTATGCTACTGAGAGGGGGGTGATGGAGTAG
- the LOC121174365 gene encoding leucine-rich repeat extensin-like protein 3: MEPEPYPEPLEPPPPPPPPLPPPPPPPPPFAPPPDPYPDPYPDPYPDPYPEPPVAPPPPPPPPLPPPPPPPPPSDPPPYPSPSPEPYPDPYPEPRPRLPPPPPPPPLPPPPPPPPLLPPSNLSVTLAANARSTISKAMKAAPKTFEVAII, from the exons ATGG AGCCTGAGCCATACCCTGAACCATTAGAACCTCCACCTCCGCCTCCACCACCTTTGCCTCCACCTCCTCCACCACCGCCACCATTCGCACCACCACCAGACCCGTATCCGGATCCATACCCTGACCCATATCCGGACCCGTACCCCGAACCTCCCGTAGCACCACCGCCACCGCCACCTCCTCCTCTGCCTCCACCGCCACCCCCGCCTCCTCCTAGTGATCCTCCACCGTACCCTTCACCCTCACCCGAGCCATACCCTGATCCATACCCGGAACCACGTCCAAGACTACCACCACCGCCACCTCCTCCGCCACTGCCACCGCCGCCACCGCCACCGCCACTTCTTCCCCCAAGTAACCTATCCGTAACCCTAGCAGCAAATGCAAGGTCCACAATAAGCAAAGCAATGAAAGCAGCCCCTAAGACCTTTGAGGTTGCCATCATTTAA
- the LOC100795676 gene encoding peroxidase 65, producing the protein MAFPILFLLFISLPFSSAKLNVDYYKNTCPDFEKIVRENVFTKQSASVATAPGLLRLFFHDCITDGCDASLLITSNAYNPHAERDADLNLSLSGDAFDIIVKIKNALELACPGVVSCSDIVAQATRDLVKMVGGPFYPVRLGRKDSTESDAARVSASLPTPSMTMDQIIEKFTSKGFTVKEMVALTGAHTIGFTHCKEFIHRIYNFSKTSDADPMMHPKLVQGLRSVCQNYTKDSSMAAFNDVRSPGKFDNAYYQNVIKGLGLLTSDSILAVDPRTKPLVELYANDQQAFFKDFADAMEKLSVFRVKTGDKGEVRNRCDQFNSIPA; encoded by the coding sequence ATGGCTTTCCCAattctcttccttctcttcaTTTCCCTTCCCTTCTCCTCCGCAAAGCTCAACGTCGATTACTACAAAAACACATGCCCAGACTTCGAAAAAATCGTTAGGGAAAACGTCTTCACCAAACAAAGCGCTAGCGTGGCCACAGCACCGGGTCTCCTTCGCCTCTTCTTCCACGATTGCATCACCGATGGCTGCGACGCTTCCCTCCTCATAACTTCCAATGCATACAACCCTCATGCAGAACGTGATGCGGACCTCAACCTTTCTCTCTCCGGTGATGCCTTCGACATCATAGTTAAAATCAAAAACGCATTAGAACTTGCATGCCCTGGTGTTGTGTCGTGTTCCGACATCGTGGCACAGGCCACAAGAGACCTTGTTAAGATGGTCGGTGGTCCTTTTTACCCCGTGAGGCTGGGGAGAAAGGATAGCACTGAATCAGATGCTGCGAGAGTGAGTGCAAGCCTTCCAACACCAAGCATGACCATGGACCAGATCATTGAGAAGTTTACCTCAAAGGGTTTCACTGTTAAGGAGATGGTGGCTTTGACTGGGGCACACACCATTGGGTTCACACACTGCAAGGAGTTCATCCACAGGATCTACAACTTCAGCAAGACCTCTGATGCTGACCCTATGATGCACCCTAAGCTGGTCCAAGGGTTGAGGTCCGTGTGCCAGAACTACACCAAGGACTCCTCAATGGCTGCATTCAATGATGTTAGGTCACCAGGGAAGTTTGACAATGCCTACTACCAGAATGTCATCAAGGGTTTGGGGTTGTTGACCTCTGATTCCATTCTTGCTGTTGACCCTAGGACAAAGCCTCTTGTGGAGCTCTATGCAAATGACCAGCAAGCTTTCTTCAAGGACTTTGCTGATGCCATGGAGAAACTTTCTGTGTTTAGAGTCAAAACTGGCGACAAAGGAGAGGTGAGGAACAGGTGTGACCAATTCAACAGTATTCCTGCCTAA
- the LOC100807200 gene encoding acyl-CoA-binding domain-containing protein 6 translates to MEVNNWHKELKYDEWVPITVSGARPAARYKHAAAVVDEKLYIAGGSRNGRHLSDVQVFDLRSLTWSSLKLKANVRKDDDDSSQEILPATSGHNMIRWGEKLLLLGGNSRESSAELTVRYIDIETCQFGVIKTSGDVPVARVGQSASLFGSRVILFGGEEMSRKLLNDVHVLDLESMTWEMIKTTQTPPAPRYDHSAAIQGERYLLIFGGCSHSIFFNDLHLLDMQTMEWSQPQTQGDLVSPRAGHTGITIDESWLIVGGGDNRSGCPETLVLDMSKLVWSVLTVVKQKDPLSSEGLSVCSATIGGEKYLLAFGGYNGRYSNEVFVMRPKAKDTMRPKIFQSPAAAAAAASVTSAYALSKSEKLDFMQLDDINSKLSVNGHHKDDVVDKVEAIKEEKRLLELSIAEVRAENSKLGGEIEEINNTHAELTKELQSVQGQLVAERSRCFNLEAKIAELQKLLESMQSVEEEVQALREKKSALDQEMELAATAESKSSGWRWFGGSEK, encoded by the exons ATGGAAGTCAACAATTGGCATAAGGAGCTTAAATATGATGAGTGGGTACCAATCACTGTATCTGGTGCACGTCCAGCTGCTCGCTACAag CATGCTGCAGCAGTAGTTGATGAAAAATTATACATTGCTGGTGGGAGTCGTAATGGTCGACACTTATCTGATGTTCAG GTTTTTGATTTAAGAAGTTTGACATGGTCTTCTCTGAAACTAAAAGCAAATGTCAGAAAGGATGATGACGATAGTTCACAGGAGATTCTTCCAGCCACATCTGGTCACAATATG ATTAGATGGGGTGAGAAACTGCTTCTTCTTGGTGGCAATTCAAGGGAATCTTCTGCTGAACTAACAG TTCGATACATTGACATTGAAACATGCCAATTTGGAGTTATTAAGACTTCTGGTGATGTTCCA GTAGCCCGTGTGGGACAGTCTGCCTCACTGTTTGGTTCAAGAGTGATATTGTTTGGTGGAGAAGAAATGAGCAGGAAGCTGTTGAATGATGTCCATGTTCTTGATCTTGAAAGTATGACTTGGGAAATGATAAAGACTAC GCAGACACCTCCAGCTCCTAGATACGATCATTCCGCTGCTATTCAAGGAGAGCGGTACCTTCTAATATTTGGTGGTTGCTCTCATTCTATCTTCTTCAATGATCTTCATTTATTAGACATGCAAACA ATGGAGTGGTCCCAACCACAAACTCAAGGTGATTTAGTATCTCCCAGGGCAGGACACACTGGTATCACTATTGATGAAAGCTGGCTTATAGTTGGTGGTGGAGATAATAGAAGTg GTTGCCCTGAAACCCTGGTGTTAGACATGTCTAAGCTTGTTTGGTCAGTATTGACTGTTGTGAAGCAAAAAGATCCACTTTCTAGTGAG GGTCTTAGTGTCTGTTCAGCAACAATTGGTGGAGAAAAGTATTTGTTAGCATTTGGAGGCTATAATGGGAGATATAGCAATGAG GTTTTTGTTATGAGACCCAAGGCCAAGGATACCATGCGTCCCAAGATTTTTCAATCACCTGCTGCCGCGGCTGCTGCGGCTTCTGTTACTTCTGCTTATGCATTGTCTAAGTCTGAGAAGTTGGATTTCATGCAACTGGATGATATAAATTCCAAGTTATCTGTAAATGGTCATCATAAAGATGATGTGGTGGATAAAGTTGAAGccattaaagaagaaaaacgGTTATTGGAATTGTCAATTGCAGAAGTCAGGGCTGAAAATTCTAAGCTTGGAGGCGAGatagaagaaataaataatactcATGCTGAGTTGACCAAG GAACTCCAGTCAGTCCAGGGACAACTTGTGGCTGAGAGATCAAGATGCTTTAACTTGGAG GCCAAAATTGCAGAACTCCAGAAGTTGCTGGAATCAATGCAGTCTGTGGAAGAGGAGGTACAGGCTCTTCGTGAAAAGAAATCTGCTCTGGACCAGGAGATGGAGCTTGCTGCAACAGCTGAGAGCAAGAGTTCTGGTTGGCGATGGTTTGGTGGGAGTGagaaatga